A stretch of DNA from Desulforegula conservatrix Mb1Pa:
GAGGTCAAAATTATATAAGGATTTGTTGATAGGATTTTCACTTATATTTTCAGAAAATCTGTCCAATCAAAACCGACCACTTATTATTGTATACCTTTAAATGAGTTTTCATATTTTATAAAGAAATATTATGCAACGTTTTATTTTTGCTACTCAGCATAGGCCAAAAATTCATTTCGAACACAAAAAAGAGATTAAATTAATATTAGGTACTTAAGGCACTCATTTATGCATGAAAGATAGTTAATGTTACTGCAAGGCAATGTTTTTCATCGAATTCATGCTGAGGATGATTTCAGATGCCATTATGTCTGTTACCCCCCAAGTCGCACCTCAAGTCACCCCCCAAGTCATTAAGCTCGTAAATGTTCTTGATGGTGAAATGACAAGGGATGAAATACAGAATTCGCTTAGTCTTAAAGACAGAAAATCCTTTCGGACGCGTTATCTCTTGCCTGCTTTGGCTGAAGGCCTGATTGAAATGACGATCCCTGAAAAACCAAACAGCCGTTTGCAGAAATACCGTTTGACTGAAAAAGGCCAGTATCGGTCGAATCAAAATCATTAAGCCTGATTTATAGGGATTTCACTTTCCCGGAGAAAATGAAAATGCAGGAAAAGAATCTTTACGAGGACAGCCTGATCATAATTACAGATGATTCCATAACACTGAAAAACTATTATTTCCCTTCCCTTAAAGAGAAAAAGATTCCATTTGAAGCCATTGAAAGGATCGAAACAAGGAAACCTACAATATGGACTGGGAAATGGAGAATCCACGGAACAGGGAATTTTAAAACCTGGTTTCCGCTTGATTCTTCAAGATACAAGAGAGACATGATCTTCTTCATATTCTGCTTCAAGAAATGGGTGGTATCAGGCTTTACAGCCGAGGATTCCTTTGCAGTAGAAAAGCTGTTTAAAGAAAAAGGTCTTTTAAAAATTTGAAGACTGATGTTTTATAGCTTCACAAAAGTTCAAGCGCTAAACGCAGAAGGTTATAATCATGAAGTTTTTTGCGGAGCTTTTTTAAAAAAAAGCGACCCGCCGGAGGCCGCATCATGCCTGGATTATGCAAAACATTACTGGTAACGTTCATTTTACTTTTTTTATCATTTCCCTGTTTGTGCGCCCAGGAGTGCCCTGATAATTCATCTAATAACGCATCAGATCTTACAAAGACAAAGTGCCATCCTGTAAGAAAGGAGATTCTCGATTCTCTCAGATCAGGTGTGAAATCATGGTCTGGCCTGGATGTCGTTTTCGTGGTTCAATTTCTGAAGGCAAAAGGAAGCTGGGCATACGCCCATGTTCAGCCCCAGTCAAAGGATGGCAAAAGCAAATATGAGGATGTTTCAGCGCTTTTAAGCCATGAAAAAGGAGGCTGGGAAATTCTCGAGACAAGACCTTGCTGCGGCGAGTGCGAGGACGATCCTGACTGCGCGGATGACCGGAGATATTTTAACAAACTCAGAAAAAAGTTCCCGTCCGCGCCGACGGATATTTTCCCGTCTGTTGAATAATTGCAAATTTTAAGGAATATTGATCCATGAA
This window harbors:
- a CDS encoding Fic family protein, with amino-acid sequence MFFIEFMLRMISDAIMSVTPQVAPQVTPQVIKLVNVLDGEMTRDEIQNSLSLKDRKSFRTRYLLPALAEGLIEMTIPEKPNSRLQKYRLTEKGQYRSNQNH